One region of Exiguobacterium acetylicum genomic DNA includes:
- a CDS encoding endonuclease/exonuclease/phosphatase family protein, translated as MRLLTLNCHSWQEEQPLEKLNQIVQQILAQDYDVIALQEVSQLMDTPIVYDDVRNDNFAYLIQQALKEQGQTYSLVWDFAHIGYDKYEEGLALLTKHPILKSDSYYVSRSQDTFDWKSRKIVRATIQVDGTPITFNTCHLGWWADEVEPFQEQFNHLMARMDPLEWTFFLGDFNNDALERNTGYDYMMQRGLHDVFLLAKETVGIETINGNIDGWEDNQQGLRIDLVLSNRKIDVERVGVVFDGIHGPVVSDHYGVEVDIQIQKNEH; from the coding sequence ATGCGTCTACTCACACTAAATTGTCATTCGTGGCAGGAAGAACAGCCACTCGAAAAATTAAACCAGATCGTTCAACAAATTCTCGCTCAGGATTATGATGTCATCGCACTGCAAGAAGTGAGTCAATTGATGGATACACCCATCGTCTATGATGATGTTCGTAACGATAACTTTGCCTATTTGATCCAGCAAGCGTTAAAAGAACAAGGTCAAACCTACTCCCTCGTCTGGGATTTTGCTCATATCGGCTATGATAAATATGAAGAAGGACTCGCTCTTTTGACGAAACATCCAATCTTAAAATCGGACAGTTATTATGTTAGTCGCAGTCAAGATACATTCGATTGGAAATCACGAAAAATCGTCCGTGCGACGATCCAAGTCGACGGTACACCGATCACGTTCAATACATGTCATCTTGGCTGGTGGGCAGATGAAGTCGAACCGTTCCAGGAACAATTCAATCATTTGATGGCTCGGATGGATCCACTCGAATGGACATTCTTCCTCGGTGATTTCAACAACGATGCCTTAGAACGAAATACAGGTTATGACTATATGATGCAACGGGGATTGCACGACGTCTTCCTGCTAGCTAAGGAAACAGTCGGAATTGAGACGATAAATGGCAACATCGATGGATGGGAAGACAATCAACAAGGATTGCGGATCGATCTCGTCTTATCGAATCGGAAAATTGACGTTGAACGCGTCGGTGTCGTGTTTGATGGGATTCACGGTCCTGTCGTTTCCGATCACTACGGTGTGGAGGTCGATATTCAGATTCAAAAAAATGAACATTAA